GCATATTTCTAAGATCGAGAGCGGCGAGTTCAGCAGTGTGGCTACGTTAGAGAAAGTGTTATTGGGGATCGGCATGACCGTCAGGATCGGGGTTGTTAAATTAAATCCCCAGATCCATAAGAAAATAACCCGGGCAATGACCCATTCTGTTTAAGGCGGTTTTTTGCGTTATGGATGGATGAGGGACATTCCTTTGACGGCGGTGATGGCCGCGTCAAGGAAGGGGCCTTGGAAGATCCCGATGCCGACGATGCCGACGATGGCAACTCCGAGGACCAGGCGCATGGGCAAGGATACGGGGATGGGGGAAGTTGTGCGAGGCGCGTCAACATAAACGCGTTTGACGACCATCAGGTAGTAGTAGGTTGAGATTACGATATTGACCACCGCAATGAGCGCCAGCCATACCAATCCGCTGTTGACCGCCGCCATCAGTAAGGTGAATTTCCCGAAGAATCCGGCCAATGGCGGCACGCCTGCCAACGAGACCAGCGCCAAAAGCATGGTGCAGGCCAAAATGCCTGAACGCTTGGAAAGCCCCGCGTAATCTTCAATGTCATCGCCTTTTGCGGCAATGGAAAACAGGACAATGACCAGGAACGCCGCAAGATTCGTGAACAAATACCCCAACAGATAGAAATTGATCGCCGACGCTCCAAGGATCGTTCCCGTGGCAGCACCCATGAGAAGATAACCGGCATGGCTGATGCTGGAATAGCCCAGCAATCTTTTGATATTCGTCTGGAACATGGCCACCAGATTGCCGTAGGTCATGGTGATGGCGGAAAGAACAGCCAGCATCAAACTCAACTCCATGTGCCAGGGAGCAAAGACGCCGAAGAAAAGGCGGATGAGGACCACGAATCCTGCGGCTTTGGACCCGACGGACAACAGGGCCGTCACCGGCGTCGGGGCGCCCTGATAGACATCCGGGACCCACATATGAAAAGGAACAGCCGCGATCTTGAAACCCACAGCCGCAAAAACGAGGACCAGGCCAAACGCCATCATGGGGGTCATGGCATGGGTGGCGGCAAACACCTGGATGGCATCAAAGCGCGTGGAGTGGGTGACGCCATAGAGAAAACTCATGCCGTAGAGGAAGAAGCCCGACGACAAAGCGCCCAGGATCAAATATTTCATGCCCGCTTCAATGGAAAGTTTATCGCTTTTCAGAT
This sequence is a window from Candidatus Omnitrophota bacterium. Protein-coding genes within it:
- a CDS encoding NADH-quinone oxidoreductase subunit N, which produces MFPVIDWNLISLELLIALIIAALMVMDILLPKNTQKDWLGISSFIALSGLIAFWLTQHDLAGTTFGGMFVMDSLAWFFKMFFLLAMVFVFVMTQQYFKSLGGRRNEFYLLLWLTLIGMCLVASSADFLLLFIAIEILTISLYVMTAYLKSDKLSIEAGMKYLILGALSSGFFLYGMSFLYGVTHSTRFDAIQVFAATHAMTPMMAFGLVLVFAAVGFKIAAVPFHMWVPDVYQGAPTPVTALLSVGSKAAGFVVLIRLFFGVFAPWHMELSLMLAVLSAITMTYGNLVAMFQTNIKRLLGYSSISHAGYLLMGAATGTILGASAINFYLLGYLFTNLAAFLVIVLFSIAAKGDDIEDYAGLSKRSGILACTMLLALVSLAGVPPLAGFFGKFTLLMAAVNSGLVWLALIAVVNIVISTYYYLMVVKRVYVDAPRTTSPIPVSLPMRLVLGVAIVGIVGIGIFQGPFLDAAITAVKGMSLIHP